In Isoptericola variabilis 225, the genomic window CTGCGGCGTTCTCGAGCGCGCGGATGCGCTGGCTCACCGCCGACGGCGTGATGTGCAGGGCGCGGGCCGCCGCGTCGAACGACCCCTCTGCGACGACCGCGGCGAGCGCCTCGAGCTGTCCGGAGTCCCATCGCACTCCTGAAGTATCGCTTCACTGGCGTAAGGAACAACAGTTGGACTGCATGTCGCCAGGCCGCCTAGCGTCGATGTGTGCTCACCTTCCTCGCCGGCCTCGGCTTCGGGCTCTCGCTCATCGTCGCCATCGGCGCCCAGAACGCCTTCGTGCTGCGCCAGGGTGTGCGACGTGAGCACGTCGGCGTGGTCGTGGCGATCTGCGCGGCGTCCGACGCGGTGCTCATCGCGGCCGGGGTGGGCGGGCTCGGCGCGCTCGTGCAGCGCGCGCCCACCGTGGTGGAGGTCGCGCGGTGGGCGGGTGCCGCCGTCGTGCTCGGCTACGGGTTCCTCGCGGCCCGGCGCGCGTGGAAGGGGAGCGAGCAGCTCGTCGCCGCGCCCGCCGGGGCGATGCCCGACGCCGGACGTCGCCTGCGTCCGGCCGTGCTCACCGCGCTCGCCCTGACGTGGCTCAACCCGCACGTCTACCTCGACACCGTGGTGCTGCTCGGGTCGATCTCCTCGACGTACGGCGACGCCCGCTGGTGGTTCGGCGCCGGCGCGGTGCTCGCGAGCATCCTCTGGTTCTCCGGCATCGGGTACGGGGGTCGGCTGCTCGCGCCGCTGCTCGCGCGGCCCGGGGCGTGGCGCGTGCTCGACGCGGTCATCGCGGTGATCATGCTCGCCGTCGCCGTCTCCCTCCTCACGGCGAGGTAGCGCGTCGTCCCGCGACGTAGCGTGAGCCTCGGCGCTACTTCGCAGCGTGTCGCGCTACTTCGTCGCGTTTCGCGCTACGTCGCGAGGCGGTGGAGGCGCTCGACGGCGTCGCGCAGCACGTCCTCGCGCTTGACGAACGTGAACCGCACGCGCGAGCGCAGCCGGTCCGCCGTCGTCGACCCCTCCCGGCAGAATGCCGACACCGGCACGGCGACGACGCCGGCGAGCTCGGGCAGGCGGCGGCACAGCTCGTGCCCGTCCTCGAAACCGAGCGGCGCGCCGTCGGCCACCACGAAGTACGTGCCCTGCGGCACGACGACGTCGAACCCGGCCGCGGTCAGGCCCTCGCACAGCAGGTCCCGGCGCGCGGCGAGCGAGGCGGCCAGGGCGCGCGGCGTCTCGTCGTCGGCCAGCGCCTGGGCGATCGCCGGCTGGAACGGCGAGCCTGACGTGTACGTGAGGAACTGCTTGACCGTGCGCACGGCCGTGACGAGCTCGGCCGGGCCGTGCACCCAGCCGACCTTCCACCCCGTGAAGCTGAACGTCTTGCCGCTCGAGGACACGGTGAGCGTGCGCGAGGCCATGCCGGGCAGCGTCGCGACCGGCACGTGCGCGGCGCCGTCGAACGTGAGGTGCTCGTAGACCTCGTCGGTGAGGACGACGGCGTCGTGCTCGCGCGCGACGGCGGCGATCGCCTCGAGCTCCTCGCGGGTGAGGACCGTGCCGGTCGGGTTGTGCGGCGTGTTGACGACGATCAGCCGCGTGCGCTCGGACGCCGCGGCCCGCAGCGCCGCGACGTCGAGCCGGAAGCCCTCCGCGGTGAGGGGGACGGGCACGTGCGTGGCGCCGGCCATCGCGATGACCGCGGCGTGCGCGTCGTAGAACGGCTCGAGCGTGATCACGTCGTCGCCCGGCCCGGCGAGCGCGAGGATCGCCGCGGCCAGCGCCTCCGTCGCGCCGGTCGTCACGAGCACCTCGGAGTCCGGGTCGACGGCGAGCCCGTAGTGCCGGCGCTGGTGGTCGGCGACGGCGCGGCGCAGCTCCGGGATCCCGTCGCCGGGCGCGTACTGGTTCCGCCCGGCGTCGATCGCGGCCTTCGCCGCCTCCTTGACGTAGTCGGGGCCGTCGACGTCGGGAAAGCCCTGGCCGAGGTTGATCGCCCCCGTGCGGACGGCCAGGCCCGTCATCTCGGCGAAGATCGTCTGCGCGACCGTCCCGTCGGCGGCGAGCAGGCCCGTCGCGCGCGCGACGTCGCGCCAGCGGCCGGGCACGGGCAGGCCCGCGTGCGCATCGGTCATGGACCGACCATAACCGCAGGTGCCCGGGCCGGCCGGACCGTGGGACGGCTGTGGTCCCGCGCCCCTCGCCTCTGATATATACGTCGACCGTGCCACGCCCGCGCACCGGCCCGCACCGGCGCCGACGCGGTCGTCCACAGGCACGCCCCGGCGCTCGCGGCGGACGCCTACGCTGATGGCGCTCCTGAGGGGTCGGGCGAACGCCGTGAGTGAAGGGGGACCACTCGTGCCGATCGACGCGCTCGCGCCGTCCGACGCGGCCGCGATCCTCGAGGACGAGGTGCGCGAGCTCGTCCGGCGCCGCGGCATCGACCCGGTCCGCGACCGGCCCGCCCTCGAACGGCTCGCCGCCGAGGCGCTCGCCGACTACGCCGAGCGCGCCGCCCTCGGCGTCGTGCCGGCCCTCGCGGACCCGCACGCCGCGGTGCGGTCCGTCGTCGACGCGTTGGCTGGCCTCGGGCCGTTGCAGAAGTACCTCGACGACCCGCAGGTCGAGGAGATCTGGATCAACGGGCCCGCGCAGGTCTTCGTCGCGCGATCAGGCGTCCCCGAGCTCACGACCACGATCCTCACGGCCGAGCAGGTGCGTGACCTCGTCGAGCGCATGCTCAAGGCGAGCGGACGCCGCCTCGACCTGAGCAGCCCGTTCGTCGACGCGGTGCTGCCCGGCGGCGAGCGCCTCCACGTGGTCATCCCCGACATCACGCGGCGGCACTGGGCGGTCAACATCCGCAAGCACCTGGTGCGGGCGCGGCACCTCGACGACCTCGTGCGCCTCGGGTCGCTCACGCGCCACGCCGCCGTGTTCCTCGACGCGGCCGTGCGGGCGGGGCTCAACATCCTCGTCGCGGGGGCGGTCGCCGCGGGCAAGACGACGATGCTCAACGCGCTCGCCGGCTCGATCCCCTCCGGGCAGCGGGTCGTGACCTGCGAGGAAGTGTTCGAGCTCAATCTCCCCGTGCGGGACGTCGTCGCGATGCAGTGCCGCCAGGCGAGCCTCGAGGGCACCGGTGAGATCCCGCTGCGACGGCTCGTCAAGGAGTCGCTGCGCATGCGGCCCGACCGCATCGTCATCGGCGAGGTCCGCGAGGCGGAGAGCTTCGACATGCTCGTGGCTCTCAACGCCGGCGTTCCCGGGATGAGCACGATCCACGCCAACTCCGCGCGCGAGGCGGTCACGAAGATGTGCACGCTTCCCCTGCTCGCGGGGGAGAACGTGACCGACCGCTTCGTCGTCCCGACCGTCGCGTCGGCGATCGACGTCGTCGTCCACCTGGGCGTGCGGCACGACGGCGTCCGGCAGGTCCGCGAGATCGTCGCGGTCACGGGGCGGGTCGAGGAGGGGCGCGTCGAGACCGCCGGGCTGTTCCACCGGCTCCCGCCCGAGCGAGGAGGAGAGCTCGTCCGCGGTGACGGCTTCCCGCCGGGCGAGGAACGGTTCGCCCGCGTCGGCGTCGACGTGCGCGCGCTCCTGGCGGGGGCGCGCTGATGGGCGTCGCGGTCGGGCTGCTCCTCGGGGCGGGGCTGTTCTGCGTCTGGTGGTCGTTCTGGGAGCCGGCCGAGCGCTCCCGACGGCGGACGCGGCGCTCCGCCGTCGTGCAGGACCTCCTCGTGCAGGCCGGGGCGCCGTCGGTCACGCCGGGCGCGCTCTACGGCGCGAGCGCCGTGCTCGCGCTCCTGGTCCTGCTCACCGGCCTGGCGCTCACGCGGTCGCCGGTCATCGCGCTGTGCTTCACGGTCATGGCCGCCGTCGCCCCGGAGATGCTGGTGCGCGCCCGCGCGCGCAAGCGCCGGCGCGACCTGCGCGACGTCTGGCCCGAGGTCGTCGACCACCTCGCGTCCGGTGTCCGCGCGGGCCTCTCGCTGCCGGAGGCGGTCGCCCAGCTCGGCGAGCGCGGCCCGGTCGAGCTGCGCGAGCAGTTCGCCCGCTTCGCGGCCGACTACCGCGCCACCGGGCGGTTCGGCGAGTGCCTCGACCTGCTCAAGGCCCGGCTCGCCGACCCCGTGGCCGACCGGATCGTCGAGGCGCTGCGCCTCACGCGCGAGGTCGGCGGCACCGACCTCGGCCGCCTGCTGCGCACCCTGTCGACGTTCCTGCGCGAGGACGCACGCACCCGGGGCGAGCTCGAGGCCCGCCAGAGCTGGACGGTCAGCGGTGCACGGCTCGCGGCGGCCGGCCCGTGGATCGTGCTCGCGTTCCTCGCGACGCGGCCCGAGACCGCGCAGGCCTACGACTCGGCCGCGGGCGTCGCCGTGCTCGCCGGGGGAGCGGCCGTGTCCCTCGTCGCGTACCGGCTCATGCGACGGATCGGGCGCCTGCCCGAGGAAGGGCGGGTGCTGCGGTGAGCGAGTGGGTCTCGGTGCCGGGCGCGCTCGTCGGGCTGCTCGGCGGTATCGGCGTCCTGCTCGTGGTCGCGCGCCTCCGCGCACGTCGCATCACGCTGGACCAGCGGCTCGCGCCCGCGCTGCGGCCGCGGGACGCGACGTCGGGCCTCCTGCGCGAGCAGGCCGTCCACACGCCCTTCCCCGTGGTCGAGCGGCTGCTCGCACCCTGGCTCGGCGACCTCGCGCACTGGTTCGAGCGCCTCGGGTCGCCGCGGGCGGAGGTCCGACGGCGCCTGGACCGCGCCGGGTGGGCGCAGAGCGTCGACCAGTTCCGGGCCCGGCAGGTCGTGTGGACCGTCCTCGGTCTCGCCGTCGGGCTGCTCGTCGCACTCCTGCTCGCCGCGACGCGGGGGTCGTCGCCGGTGCCGCTCGTCGCGCTCGTCGTCCTCGCCGGCGCACTCGGCTTCGCGCTCTGCGACCAGCAGCTCAGCACCGCGGTCCGGCGCCGCGAGGAACGCATGCTCGCCGAGTTCCCGACGGTCGCCGAGCTCCTGGCGCTCGCGGTCACGGCGGGCGAGGGACCGGTGCCCGCGCTCGAGCGCGTCGCGTCCACGGCACGCGGGGAGCTGTCGGTCGAGCTCTCCCGCATGCTCGCCGACGTCCGCGCGGGGACGCCGATCGCGGCGGCCCTGACCGCGATGGCCGACCGGACCGCCCTGCCCCCGCTCACCCGGTTCGCCGAGGGCGTGGCGGTCGCGCTCGAGCGCGGCACGCCGCTCGCCGACGTCCTGCGCGCCCAGGCACAGGACGTCCGCGAGTCGGGGCGCCGGGCCCTGATGGAGGCGGGCGGCAAGAAGGAGGTCGCGATGCTCGTCCCCGTCGTGTTCCTCGTGCTGCCCGTGACCGTCGTGTTCGCCGTCTTCCCGTCGTTCGCCACCTTGCGGATCGGGCTGTGACCCGCCGCGACCAGAAAGGATGCTCGATGTCCCTCGACCCTCAGGACCCTCGCGACCGTCGCGACCGCCCTGCCGCCGACGACCCGGAGCGCGGCGACGTCCCCGGCTGGGTCCTCGTGACCCTCATGACCGCCGGGCTGGTCGTGGCGCTCTGGGCCGTCGCCGGTCCGCTGCTGGAGGGCGCGTTCGTCGACGCCATCTCGAGCGTCACCGGCCGCTGACCGTGCACGACGGCGAGCGGGGCTCGGCGGTCGCCGAGTTCGTCCTCGTCGCCGCGCTCGTGCTCGCGCTGTTCCTCGGCGTCGTGCAGGTCGCGCTGGCCCTGCACGTACGCGCGCTCGTCGTCGACGCGGCCGCCGAGGGCGCGCGCATCGCGGCGCGCGCCGACCGGGACGCGTCCGACGGCGCGCGGCGGACGCGCGACCTCCTCACGGCGTCCCTGAACGCGAGCTACGCGCGCGACGTCACGGTGGGCTCGACGACCCTCGCGGGTCTGCCGGTCGTCGAGGTGACGGTGCGCGCACCGTTGCCCGTCGTCGGCATCCTCGGGCCGTCCGGCATGCTGACCGCGCGCGGCCACGCGCTGGAGGAAGGATGAGCGTGGACGGGGGTCGCCACGACCCGGAGCGGGGCGCCGCGATGGTCGAGTTCCTCGGTGCCACGGTGATCCTCCTGCTGCCGCTCGTCTACCTCGTCCTCACGCTCGCGCAGGTCCAGGCCGGCACCTTCGCGGTCGAGGGTGCCGCGCGCGAGGCGGCGCGCGCGGTCGTCACGGCGTCGTCGTCGGCCGAGGGCGCGGCTCGGGCGCAGGCCGCCGTCGGGATCGCGCTCGCCGACCAGGGGTTCGACGGCGGAGGGTCGCTCCGGCTCGAGTGCTCGCACGACCCGTGCCTGACGCCGGGCGGCACCGTGGCGACCGAGGTGCGGCTCGCCGTCCCGCTGCCCTTCGTCCCCGAGGCGCTGCGCTCGTGGGTGCCGCTCGAGATCCCCGTCGAGGCGGCGCACGTCGGCTCGGTCGACCAGTACGGGCAGGCGCGGCCGTGAGCGGGGCAGGGGTTCGGCGGGACGGCCGCGAGGACGGACGCATCATGCTGCTCACGGCCGGGTGCGTCGCGCTCGGTCTCATGCTCGTGGCGATGGTCGCGTCGTCGACGGCCGTGCACCTCGACCGCAAGCAGCTGTACGACGTCGCGGACATGCTCGCGGCCGACGCCGCGGACGCGATGCCTCCCGAGCGCTTCTACGCCGGCGAGGCGCGCGCCCCCGACGCGTCGGGCGTCCTGACGCTGACCGACGCGGACGTGCGTCGCGCGGTGACGGACTACCTCGCCGCGCACCCCGGCGTGCTGCGCGGGCTCGACGGCGTCCGGGTCGTCGAGGCCACGTCGCCGGACGGCCGGACGGCGCGCGTCGGGCTCGCCGCGACGTCGCGCCCGCCGCTGCTGCGATGGTTCACCGACGCGTTCGGCGGCGGGATCACGGTGCAGGCGACCGCCTCGGCACGGGCCCAGTAGGTTCGGAGCATGAGCGACGACAAGGCACCGGTCGACCTCGACCAGATGTTCGACCTTGCCCGGGCGGGCGCCGACCTGCTCCTCGAGTTCGTCGACGCCGGGGTCCCGGCCGACCACGCCGACGCCGACGGCAACACGCTGCTCATGCTCGCGGCGTACCACGGGCACGCGGACCTCGTGCGCGGCCTCGCCGAGCGGGGTGCCGACGTCGACCGGCTCAACGCGCGGGGGCAGTCCCCGCTCGCGGGTGCGGTCTTCAAGGGGTTCGACGACGTCGTCGCCCAACTCCTCGCCGCGGGCGCCGATCCCGACGCCGGGAACCCGAGCGCGCGGGCGACCGCGCAGATGTTCGGGCGCGTGCTGCCGGAGCCTCCGACGCCCGAGCAGGCCTGAGCCGCGGGTACCCTAGAACCTCGTGGCCACCATCGACTTCCCCGCAGAGATCAAGGCGCTGCGCGCCACCCTCGACTCGATCGAGGCCGTGAGCGACCCCACCGCCCTGCAGGAGAAGATCGCCCGGCTCTCGGAGCAGGCGTCGGCCCCGGACCTCTGGGACGACCCCGAGAAGGCGCAGAGCGTCACGTCGGCACTCTCGGCCACGCAGGGCGAGCTCGAGCGGGTCAAGAAGCTCCGTCAGCGCATCGACGACGTCGAGACCCTCGTCGAGATGGGCCAGGAGATGGACGACGCCGACACCCTCGTGGAGGCCGAGACCGAGATCGCGGCCATCCGCAAGGACCTCGACGTGCTCGAGGTGCGCACGCTCCTCAACGGCGAGTACGATGCCCGCGAGGCCGTCGTCACGATCCGCGCCGGCGCCGGCGGCGTCGACGCCGCGGACTTCGCCGAGATGCTCCTGCGCATGTACCTGCGCTGGGCCGAGCGTCACGGCTACCCGACGTCGGTGCTCGACACGTCGTACGCCGAGGAGGCGGGCCTCAAGTCGGCGACGTTCGAGGTCAAGGCGCCCTACGCGTTCGGCCATCTGTCGGTCGAGGCGGGCACGCACCGTCTCGTGCGCATCTCGCCGTTCGACAACCAGGGCCGCCGCCAGACGTCGTTCGCCGCTGTCGAGGTCGTGCCGCTCATCGAGCAGACCGACCACATCGAGATCCCCGAGTCGGAGATCAAGGTCGACGTCTTCCGTTCGTCCGGCCCGGGCGGCCAGTCGGTCAACACCACCGACTCCGCCGTGCGCATGACGCACATCCCGACCGGCATCGTCGTCTCGATGCAGAACGAGAAGTCGCAGATCCAGAACCGCGCCGCCGCGCTGCGCGTCCTCCAGTCGCGACTGCTCCTGCAGCGCCAGCAGGAGGAGGCCGCGAAGAAGAAGGAGCTCGCCGGCGACATCAAGGCGAGCTGGGGCGACCAGATGCGCTCCTACGTCCTCCAGCCGTACCAGATGGTCAAGGACCTCCGCACCGAGCACGAGTCCGGCAACCCGGCCGCCGTGTTCGACGGCGCGATCGACGACTTCATCGAGGCCGGCATCCGCTGGCGCCGCTCCCAGGGCGCCGACGCCGCCTGATCCCCTCGCCGACGTAGCGCTTCAGCTCGCGAGGTAGCGCTGCGCCCGGCGAGGTAGCGCTGCGCCCGGCGAGGTAGCGCTGTGCCGGGCGAGGTAGCGCGTTTCGCGCCGAGGTAGCGTGCGCGACGCGCTACCTCGCCACGAATCGCGCTACTTCGCGGTGGGTCGCGCTACCTCGTCGGAGAACGCGCTACGTCGCGACGGCGCGCGCTACCTCGCCACGAGACGCGCTACTTCGCGTGGTGTGGGGTTGTGCGGGGCAACCGACCGACCCGCGACACACCGGCGTGTCCTCCCCGTGACCCTCCCGCCCGCCGTGCGACTCTCGATCGGCGAGCAGCATCGCTCCGGCATGCGGAGAGGTGCGAGGGGAGGGGCACGCGTGATTCGGTTCGAGAACGTCTCGAAGGTCTACGCCCGCGGGGCGAGGCCCGCGCTCGACGGCGTCACGGTGGACGTCGCGCGCGGCGAGTTCGTGTTCCTGGTGGGCGCGTCGGGCTCCGGGAAGTCGACGTTCCTGCGCCTCGTGCTGCGCGAGGAGCGCCCGACCGGCGGCCGCGTGTACGTGGCTGGCCGGGACCTGTCGACCATCTCGAGCTGGAAGGTGCCGTCGCTGCGCCGCAGCATCGGCGTGGTCTTCCAGGACTTCCGGCTGCTGCCCAACAAGACCGTCTACGAGAACGTCGCGTTCGCGCTCCAGGTGATCGGCCGCCCACGGCACGTCATCAAGACGACCGTGCCCGAGGTGCTCGAGATGGTCGGCCTCGACGGCAAGGAGAAGCGCCGGCCGCACGAGCTGTCCGGCGGCGAGCAGCAGCGCGTGGCGATCGCGCGCGCGTTCGTCAACCGCCCGCAGATCCTCCTCGCCGACGAGCCCACCGGGAACCTCGACCCGACGACGTCGCTCGGCATCATGCGCCTGCTCGACCGCATCAACCGCACCGGCACCACCGTGGTCATGGCCACGCACGACGACGAGATCGTCAACGAGATGCGCAAGCGCGTCGTCGAGCTCAAGACCGGCGTGGTGGTGCGCGACGAGGCGGTCGGCGTCTACGGCGAGCGCGAGTCGATCCTGCCCGAGGTCGGCGGCACGCCGGTCCTCGACGCCCCCGGCCGCGACCAGCCGCAGATCCGGATCTCGCCCGAGCCGGC contains:
- a CDS encoding type II secretion system F family protein encodes the protein MSEWVSVPGALVGLLGGIGVLLVVARLRARRITLDQRLAPALRPRDATSGLLREQAVHTPFPVVERLLAPWLGDLAHWFERLGSPRAEVRRRLDRAGWAQSVDQFRARQVVWTVLGLAVGLLVALLLAATRGSSPVPLVALVVLAGALGFALCDQQLSTAVRRREERMLAEFPTVAELLALAVTAGEGPVPALERVASTARGELSVELSRMLADVRAGTPIAAALTAMADRTALPPLTRFAEGVAVALERGTPLADVLRAQAQDVRESGRRALMEAGGKKEVAMLVPVVFLVLPVTVVFAVFPSFATLRIGL
- a CDS encoding CpaF family protein, whose protein sequence is MPIDALAPSDAAAILEDEVRELVRRRGIDPVRDRPALERLAAEALADYAERAALGVVPALADPHAAVRSVVDALAGLGPLQKYLDDPQVEEIWINGPAQVFVARSGVPELTTTILTAEQVRDLVERMLKASGRRLDLSSPFVDAVLPGGERLHVVIPDITRRHWAVNIRKHLVRARHLDDLVRLGSLTRHAAVFLDAAVRAGLNILVAGAVAAGKTTMLNALAGSIPSGQRVVTCEEVFELNLPVRDVVAMQCRQASLEGTGEIPLRRLVKESLRMRPDRIVIGEVREAESFDMLVALNAGVPGMSTIHANSAREAVTKMCTLPLLAGENVTDRFVVPTVASAIDVVVHLGVRHDGVRQVREIVAVTGRVEEGRVETAGLFHRLPPERGGELVRGDGFPPGEERFARVGVDVRALLAGAR
- the prfB gene encoding peptide chain release factor 2, yielding MATIDFPAEIKALRATLDSIEAVSDPTALQEKIARLSEQASAPDLWDDPEKAQSVTSALSATQGELERVKKLRQRIDDVETLVEMGQEMDDADTLVEAETEIAAIRKDLDVLEVRTLLNGEYDAREAVVTIRAGAGGVDAADFAEMLLRMYLRWAERHGYPTSVLDTSYAEEAGLKSATFEVKAPYAFGHLSVEAGTHRLVRISPFDNQGRRQTSFAAVEVVPLIEQTDHIEIPESEIKVDVFRSSGPGGQSVNTTDSAVRMTHIPTGIVVSMQNEKSQIQNRAAALRVLQSRLLLQRQQEEAAKKKELAGDIKASWGDQMRSYVLQPYQMVKDLRTEHESGNPAAVFDGAIDDFIEAGIRWRRSQGADAA
- a CDS encoding ankyrin repeat domain-containing protein — protein: MSDDKAPVDLDQMFDLARAGADLLLEFVDAGVPADHADADGNTLLMLAAYHGHADLVRGLAERGADVDRLNARGQSPLAGAVFKGFDDVVAQLLAAGADPDAGNPSARATAQMFGRVLPEPPTPEQA
- a CDS encoding TadE/TadG family type IV pilus assembly protein, translated to MHDGERGSAVAEFVLVAALVLALFLGVVQVALALHVRALVVDAAAEGARIAARADRDASDGARRTRDLLTASLNASYARDVTVGSTTLAGLPVVEVTVRAPLPVVGILGPSGMLTARGHALEEG
- a CDS encoding type II secretion system F family protein, with amino-acid sequence MGVAVGLLLGAGLFCVWWSFWEPAERSRRRTRRSAVVQDLLVQAGAPSVTPGALYGASAVLALLVLLTGLALTRSPVIALCFTVMAAVAPEMLVRARARKRRRDLRDVWPEVVDHLASGVRAGLSLPEAVAQLGERGPVELREQFARFAADYRATGRFGECLDLLKARLADPVADRIVEALRLTREVGGTDLGRLLRTLSTFLREDARTRGELEARQSWTVSGARLAAAGPWIVLAFLATRPETAQAYDSAAGVAVLAGGAAVSLVAYRLMRRIGRLPEEGRVLR
- a CDS encoding LysE/ArgO family amino acid transporter, translated to MLTFLAGLGFGLSLIVAIGAQNAFVLRQGVRREHVGVVVAICAASDAVLIAAGVGGLGALVQRAPTVVEVARWAGAAVVLGYGFLAARRAWKGSEQLVAAPAGAMPDAGRRLRPAVLTALALTWLNPHVYLDTVVLLGSISSTYGDARWWFGAGAVLASILWFSGIGYGGRLLAPLLARPGAWRVLDAVIAVIMLAVAVSLLTAR
- a CDS encoding pyridoxal phosphate-dependent aminotransferase; translated protein: MTDAHAGLPVPGRWRDVARATGLLAADGTVAQTIFAEMTGLAVRTGAINLGQGFPDVDGPDYVKEAAKAAIDAGRNQYAPGDGIPELRRAVADHQRRHYGLAVDPDSEVLVTTGATEALAAAILALAGPGDDVITLEPFYDAHAAVIAMAGATHVPVPLTAEGFRLDVAALRAAASERTRLIVVNTPHNPTGTVLTREELEAIAAVAREHDAVVLTDEVYEHLTFDGAAHVPVATLPGMASRTLTVSSSGKTFSFTGWKVGWVHGPAELVTAVRTVKQFLTYTSGSPFQPAIAQALADDETPRALAASLAARRDLLCEGLTAAGFDVVVPQGTYFVVADGAPLGFEDGHELCRRLPELAGVVAVPVSAFCREGSTTADRLRSRVRFTFVKREDVLRDAVERLHRLAT
- the ftsE gene encoding cell division ATP-binding protein FtsE, yielding MIRFENVSKVYARGARPALDGVTVDVARGEFVFLVGASGSGKSTFLRLVLREERPTGGRVYVAGRDLSTISSWKVPSLRRSIGVVFQDFRLLPNKTVYENVAFALQVIGRPRHVIKTTVPEVLEMVGLDGKEKRRPHELSGGEQQRVAIARAFVNRPQILLADEPTGNLDPTTSLGIMRLLDRINRTGTTVVMATHDDEIVNEMRKRVVELKTGVVVRDEAVGVYGERESILPEVGGTPVLDAPGRDQPQIRISPEPADIEAERAAERAAARAAAQGRPAVPPPAASTPVSTLEPEPAPLRVSAPGPTPEPEPTPKQEPARDVVHDPADDVVHDRADDVVQQVLAEHGRARAGREG